The Rhizobium favelukesii DNA segment CGCTGACGTCACCGGCATATTAAGGAAGATCGACTGGCCGAGATCGCCTCTCAGCAGTTGTCCAATATAAAAGAAGTACTGGACGACGATCGACTGGTCGAGGCCGAGGCGGGCGCGCAGTTCAGCAACGTCCTGTGCCGTCGCATCGGGACCGAGCATGACGGCGGCAGGATCGCCCGGCGTCACGCGAACGATCACGAAGACAATCGTAACGACGAGGAACATCACCACGATCATGCCGAGAAGGCGCTGGAGGATGTAGCGTATCATGGAAAGCGGCTCCTGTATCCACACAGGGCGAAATCATGGACGGATGCCGGCCTCAAACCGGCAACCGCAGTGCTCGCACTCACTTCTTGATCGACGCGTTCCAGAAATATGGCCAGGGGGCGGGATCAACGCCCTTAAGTTTCGTCGAGATGGCCGAAACGGCGTTGAAATCGCCGATCTTCATGAACGGCACTTCGTCATACATGGCCTGCTGGACGTTGGCCCAGAGCTCGATGCGCTTCTTTGGATCAACCTCGGTGGTGAAGGCATCGACGACGCTCTTGCGCTCGGGCGTGTCCCACCATCCCGGCGAACTGGGAGACAAGGAGCCGATCAGTGCTGGTTCTGGCAGGAACGGACTGTGGCTGATGTAGATGTCCCAGAGCGCCTTGTCGGTGCGGCGCTGCGTCAGCGTTGCCCAGTCGACCACCTGCAGGTCGACCGTGAAGCCGGCAAGCTTGAGGTATTCGGCCGCGACCTGGGCCATCTTATAATGGAATTCGTACTGGCGGCTCGTCAGGATGCGGATTGGCTCACCGTTGTAGCCGGCCTTTTTGGCAGTTGTGGCCGCCCCTTCCGGATCCGCAATATTGTAGTTGCCAGCCACGCCTGCATTCGTGCTCCAGGCGAAGTTGCGCGGGTAGATGTTGCCGTCAGGTGCGTAGAAATCCGTGCCACCGAAGGCGGCGGCCATCATGTCTTCCATGCTGAGCGCCTGACGGATCGCCTTGCGCATCGCGACGTTCTTGGTGAGACCCGCGGCCGTATTGAAGACGAAGACCGGATAGCCGAACGGTTTCAGGACGAGCGGCTGCGTCGCCGTTGACGACTTGAGCTTGTCATAGGATTCAACCGGCAGCGAGTCGACGTAGTCGTATTGGCCGGAAACCGCCGCCTCGACGCGGGTGTTTGCGTCTGGCACGGGCACGAAGCGGATCTCGTCGAGATATTGATGGCGGGCGCCGCCGTAGCCATCGCTGTCGCCGGAGCGCGGCTTGTAGTCATTGAAGCGGACGAGCTGGATATATTGGTCTGCCTTGCGTTCCTTCAGCATATAGGGGCCGGTGCCGATGAAGTCGGTCATCGTATCGGCCTGCTTTTCGGCCGGAATGATGATCGCGGCGGAGTTGTTAAAGGCAAGCAGCGAGGCCAGCGGCGCGTAGGGCTGCTTCAGCTTGATGACGACCGTCGCCGGATCGCCAGCCGCGATCGACAAGATGAAGGCGCCCGCTTGCTTGCCGCGCGAGGCAAGCTTGACCCACCTGTTGAGGGACGCAACGACATCCTCCGAGGTCATGTCGCTGCCGTCGTGGAACTTGATACCGGTGCGAAGCTTGATCGTATAGGTCTTGCCGTCGGCGCTAACGTCGGGAAGGCTTTCAGCCAAAAGCGGCGTCACCGCCCACTTCTTGTCGAACGTGTAGAGCGTTTCGAAGATATGCTGCGTGACGATGCCGACGAGGTCGGCCGTCGACGTCATCGGATCGAGCGTCGGTGGCTCGCCGATGGTTGCGACATTGATCACGCCGCCCTTTTCTTGTGCCAGCAGATAGGATGGTGTTGCGACCAACGCGGTGGCGACAAGGAATGCGAGTTTCATTCTCATGCTTTTCTCCCGGTTTTTGTTCCACAATTATGTTATATGCGCTTTTATAAAAGAATACATGGAGCGCCGCCGGTGTCAATGGCAGGGCACCGCACGAAAAAATGCCGCTGCCCCAAATCGGCTCCTAGGTATCCAAGCCTCATGACGTCGCTGATGAATTGGCTGACGTTGCGTTGGTCGCCGCGATGGCTGAAGCAGCGGCCGCCTTAGCTCGACTTTGTACAAAATCGGTGGTGATTTCGGGGGCATCTGAGCAGCCCTGGGTGAATCAATTCGCCGCAGGGTCCCGGCCTTGCGCCATTCGTTTGATCGGATTCGAACGAATGGATGAGCGAACAACATGATTGTAGCCGTGAGCCGGGAGACGCGGTCCCCCACATCCTTCGCAAATGGCTGTCGCCGTTTCGTTTCTGGTTTACCGCGCCAAGCTGGGAGCATCTGCTGGTCCTGGTGATGGGTGCGCTCCTTTCGCCTGGCAAGCGAACGGTGACGGCCTGCCTGCGCATCACCGGACGCGCGGAGGTAAGTAATTTTGCCGCCTATCATCAACTCCTCAACCGAGCCCGCTGGAACCCTCGCACGTTGGCGGCCCGTCTGCTGTCCATCATTGTTGCCCGGCTCGTGCCCGAGGGCCCTGTCGTGATTGGCATGGATGATACAATCGAACGGCGTTGGGGCCAACGCATCGCCGCGCGTGGAATTTATCGTGACCCGGTGCGCTCCAGCCATGGCCACTTTGTCAAAGCCAGCGGCTTGAGATGGTTGAGCTTCATGGTTCTTTCACCTGTCCCATGGGCAAAATGTATTAAAGCCCTGCCGGTGCTGACGATCCTGTGTCCCTCTGAGCGCCATGATCAGAAGAAGGGCCGAAAGCACAAGCTGCTGACTGATTGGGCAAGGCAAGGCGTCTTGCAGCTTTGCCGCTGGCTGCCGGGCCGCGAAATCATCTTTGTCGGCGATAGCAGCTTTGCCGTTCATACACTGGCTGCGGCTCTTCCCGACACGGCCACTCTCATCACGCGGTTGCGTCTGGATGCCAGTCTCTTTGCTCCACCAGATCAACGGCACGAACATACGCTCGGGCGACCGGCGCAAAAAGGCAGGCCATTGCCGAAACTGAAAACGCTCCTCAAAGACGCAAAGACCGAGTGGCAGCGCATCGTCGCATCGTCCTGGTACGGCAAGCAAACCGACAAAACCCTTGATGTCACATCAGGAACCGGCCTCTGGTATCGGCGTGGAACGCCCCCAAGACCAATTCGCTGGGTTCTCGTTCGCGATCCATCAGGCCGTCGTGAACCCCAGGCGTTCATGAGCACCAACGTCAACCTTGAGCCCGCTCAGATCATTGCCTATTTCGTTCGGCGCTGGCAGATCGAGGTCACCTTCGCCGAAACGCGAGCGCATCTTGGCGTGGAAACCCAACGGCAGTGGAACGACAAAGCCATCATGCGCACGACCCCGTCGCTGCTGGCGCTCTACAGCCTCGTCACACTCTGGGCATGCGATCTGCTCGGTCATGGCGTCCTTCCCTATGCCGCCGCCTGGTACAAGAAAACAGAGTTCACCTTCTCCGATGCCATCGGTGCGGTTCGCATGATCCTGTGGGATCAGGATATTTATCGACAGCACCCGCCAGACCCGGACATTCCTGAAACTCAACCAAGCCGCCTCAAGCGGATGACACAAGCACTTTGCTTCGCTGCATAATGTACAAAGTCGAGCTGAGATGGCGTCCATATAAACTTTGTCTGCCCCCATCACCGCAAATCGCATGGTAGTTCTCGATCGAGAATGAAGACCCGTCGTCGGAGGATGACTTCCTGCACGGGCTAGCGAGCGATGTCGGTGTCAGGATATGAATCTGGAAAAGATCAAAAAACTGATTGAATTTGTCGGGCGATCGTCCGTTTCCGAACTCAACGTCACGGAAGGCGGCGCAACAGTTCGGATCACTAAGAGCGTCGCGCGCCGTGTCGAGTTCGCTGATGCCGCGCCTGCAGCAAAGGCTCCCGAACAAACCATCGGGTCAGTCCCTGCGGGGCAAGATCAGCCCGCAGACGGCACCGGTCATGTCGTTCGAGCTCCGTCGGCTGGTGTCTTTCACCGTGGCCCCGACCCGTTGTCCTCGCCTCTTGTCGAGGTCGGCATGCTCGTCGAAAAGGGACAGGGCCTCTGCATCATCGAGGCAATGAAGGTTTTCAATACCATCCCGGCAACACATGCCGGTGAGATCACCAAGATCGTCGTCGCCGATGGGGACGATGTCGATGTCGGCCAGGCCCTATTCGAGATCAGGTAATATGAGCGCAGTTGCTAGTCTCAAAGCTCCGTTTTTTGACTCCGTGTTGATCGCCAACCGTGGGGAGATCGCGCTGCGCATCCAACGCGCATGTCGCCAGCTTGGTCTTCGATCAATCATGGTCTGTTCAGAAGCCGATCGTGACGCACCGTACCGTGAAACCGCCGACGAATTCGTCTGCATTGGCCCGAGCCCCGCTGCTCAGAGCTACCTCAATCGGGATGCAGTGCTGGCAGCGGCAGTCACGACGGGCGCCGGCGCAATTCATCCGGGCTATGGCTTCCTGTCGGAAAACGCGGCGTTTGCAGACGCCGTGGAAGCGTTGGGACTAACCTTTATCGGGCCGCGAGCGAGCGAAATTCGAATGATGGGCGACAAGATCGCCGCCAAGCAGGCCATGATGGCCGCGGGCGTCCCCTGTGTACCCGGTCCAGACACCGCCCTTAGCGAAGACCTAGCCGAGGTCGCGAACGTTGCTGAAACAATTGGTTATCCGGTTATTGTCAAAGCGGCCGGCGGCGGTGGCGGGCGTGGGATGCGCGTCGTTTCCTCGGCCCATGAGCTTGCCGGCGCGGTCATCGTGACACGCGAGGAAGCACGGCGCGCCTTCGGCAAGCCAGAGCTTTATATCGAAAAGTTCCTGCAGCATCCCAGACACGTGGAAATCCAGGTCCTCTGCGACAATTATGGCCAGGGAATTTGGCTTGGCGCTCGCGACTGCTCGATGCAGCGTCGCCATCAGAAAGTGATCGAAGAGGCTCCGGCCCCGTCAATACCGGCTGATGTGGTTGCAAGAATTGGAGATCGGTGCGTTGCCGCCTGCAAGCAGATTGGCTATCGCGGCGTTGGAACCTTCGAGTTCCTCTATGAAGACAATGAATTCTATTTCATCGAAATGAATACGCGCCTTCAGGTCGAGCATCCCGTCACCGAGATGACATCAGGCATAGATATCGTGCGTGAGCAATTGCGCGTGGCACAGGGATACCAATTGGAGCTGTCCCAGGCCGATGTTGGCTGTTTTGGCCACTCACTCGAATGCCGCATCAATGCCGAAGATCCATTCACATTCGCGGCCTCGCCGGGGCTCATTTCGGCGATTTCCTTACCGGGCGGACCAGGTGTTCGCGTCGATACGCATGTCGGGCCCGGATACAAGGTGCCACCACAATACGATTCCATGATCGCGAAACTCATTGTGCATGCGCCGACAAGAGACCAGGCGATCACCCGCATGCGCGTTGCGTTGTCGGAGATGCGGGTTGAGGGCATTGCCACGAACATCGCCTTGCACCGTGCGATCTTTGAGGACCCTTCATTTTGCAGGGGCGGAACTGACATTCACCATTTGGAAAAATGGCTTGCCGAACGGAGGGCAGCCTCGTGAAGTCGCGCGTTAAACAGTGCAGAATTCCTATCTTCAGCGAACTGGAGACGCTGGAAAGCATCTCGGAATGCCTGGCGATAAACGGTGTCGAGACGATCGAAATCACCACACTCGATGGCTCGGTGCGGATTACGTCGTCAGGCGGCATCCGAAAACACCAAGAGCAAGCAGCCGGGCCGGCCACGCCAGCGCTTCTTTCGCAGACAGTGATCGCGCGCGCGCCGATCGCTGGTGTCTTTCTTCCCGCCCACCCAGACCACACGGCCAACGAGATCAGCAGCGGCGATAGTGTCGAGGCGGGTCAGCTTGTCGGCTTCGTTCGGGTTGGTCCCGTTCTCGTTGCCGTCCGGGCCGAGGGACGTGCAGAGGTCGCGAAGCTTGACCAAAATGGCGGCAGCCTCGTTGGTTACGGCGACGTTTTGATTTGCCACAGGGGGGCATAGTTTGAGTGTCAAAACCGTACAGTTGTCGGCGCCTGCGACCCGGTCGCCCAGCCAGCGCCCGCCCAAGATCTCATGTATTGGCACACGCAGCTATTTGATCGAAGCGCCAGGCGATTTCGATCTCGCCGCGCAACGCAGGATATGGGCTCTCAGCAAAGCCCTGGCTAACAGCGAGGATTATGCCGAGCTCATACCCGGCATGACCAATCTCCTGGTCGTGCTCAAGAACACTCCGTCCGATCCAGCGCTCGTTGTTCAACGCCTCACGGATCAATGGGACTGCGCCGGTGAACTCGACCTGGTGGGCAAGACCATTGAGATTCCGACCATCTACGGCGGCGAACACGCAATCGATCTTCCTGCGCTTTGCGGCTATTGCGGGCTTTCCGCCAAGGAGATCGTCACGCTCCACGCGCAGCCGATCTACACCGTCTTTTCCGTGGGAAGTGCCCCGGGGTTCGGATACCTGCATGGCCTTGATCCGCGCATCTGCATGCCCCGCAAATCCGTGCCTTCGCTGAAGATGCTCAAAGGGATGGTCACGATTGGCGGGATGCAGACCGGGGTTGCTGTTCTCACCGGCCCGAACGGCTGGAATTCGATCGGTTTTGCCGACATTACCGTCTTCGACCCGATGGCGGAATCTCCGGCAATCATGGCGCCCGGCGATCGTGTTCGCTTTGTTCCGGAAAGGATCGAGCTGTGATCAACGTTCTCACAACAGGCCCGTTGAACACCGTTCAGGATCTTGGCCGTTTTGGTTTTCGCAACATTGGCGTAACGGCAAGTGGTGCCATGGACTCGGTGGCAACCAGGATTGGGAACCTGCTCGTCGGCAATGCCGAGGATGCTGCGTCCATTGAAATCCAGACGTTTCCATTCAAGATCTCTTTCGATCGGCCGACGGTTTTTGCGATCACTGGTGCCGACTGCCGTGCAACCTTGGACGGCATCGACTTGCCACCATGGTGGGTGCAGCAAGCCAACGGCGGCCAGACATTGGAACTTTCGATGCCGTTGCGCAACGCACGTGCCTACGTGTCTTTCGCTGGCGGCATAGACGTCCCCGTCGTAATGGGCTCCCGGAGCACCTCGTTACGGGGCGCCTTCGGAGGATTTGCAGGTCGTTTCCTGCAGAACGGAGATAATATCGCCGTCGTTCCCACCGAGGTTCCTCAAATCCCGCTTGGAGGCTTTGGGGTGGTGCCCCCTGCGAAAGCCTTGGCGGAATTTTTCCCCGTCGACGAGGATGGACAACTGTTGTTGCGTGCCATCCCGGCCGGTGAACACGATCTGTTCGGTCAAGACTGCGAACGATTCTGGATCCAGGCCTGGAAGATCACGTCTCAAAGCGATCGCACCGGGTATCGCCTGTCTGGCGAGCCGTTAAAGCCCGACCGACCAATCGAGATGAGATCTCATGGGGTCGTTCCAGGCGTGGTCCAGGTACCTCCGCGAGGTGAACCCATCGTGCAGATGAGTGACGCAAACACTGCTGGCGGCTACCCCAAGATAGCCGGCGTCATCGAAGTCGACCTCTGGCGGCTCGCACAAGCGAGAATTGGAAGCCGCATACGGTTCGTGCGATCGACTGTTGAAGAGGCGCTGGCGGCCGAGCACGCGCTTGAGGCCTACCTCAACCAAGTCACGAAAATCGCTCCCGTGGTTGCCGCGGCGCTGATCAACATCACACGGCGATAGACATCAATTGCAGCGAGGACTTCAAGATGAAGATCGATTTGAACTCTGACATGGGTGAGGGGTTCGGACCATATCGGCTTTGCGATGACGAAGCGCTAATGGATGTGGTTTCTTCCGCAAACGTCGCCTGCGGATTCCATGCCGGCGATCCGAAAACAATGGCACGGATGGTTCGCCTCGCAAAGGCACGCGGTGTGGGTGTCGGTGCGCATCCGGGATTGGCTGACCGGGTTGGTTTTGGTCGCCGCGAAATCCCGACCGACGCGGACGACATGAAGCAGCAGGTGCTCTACCAGTTGGGCGCTTTGGCGTCTGTCGCGCGCGGCGAGGGGGTAAAACTGAGCCACATCAGTTTCCACGCAGCCATGGGGAGCATGATCAATCGCGATCCTGAGCTGGCGACGAGCATCATGCGAGCCATCAGGAGCGTTGACACCGACCTCATTGTCTTCGCGATGCCCGACACCGAGCTCGAGCGGGCAGCACAATCGAACGGACTGCGCACCCTGACACTCTTCCTTGCCGACCGCGCCTATGACCTGGCCGGTCAGCTTGTCAGTCGTGCCGTTGCAAACTCGGTCATCAAGGATGAAGCGAGCGTGCGCGCTCGGGTCCGCCAGTTTATGGAAACAGGCACCGTAACGACGATCGAGGGCGTTCGCTTGCCTGTTCGGGCAAGGTCGATTTTGGTGCATAGCGATACACCGGGATCGTTGGAATTGGCCAAGATCGTCAGAAGTGAAGTTGAAAGTGCGGGCGGGAGGATTGCTCCTGCAAACGAGGTCCTCGGCTAATCTCTTGTTCGCAGGCAGGCTCGCTCAGGTTTCGCCGAGGACTTGAAGCCTGAAAAACGCGTCCGCAGCCAGGCATTTCTGGATAGGCGCTCCCTTGCCGCTTCGCACACCGCCTCCATTGGTTTCCGTTATGGTGTCAAACCAATCCAGTATTGGAAACTGCCCCAGCTTTACCCCTACCTTGCACACAGTTGGGGGCCGCACGGCAAACGGCAATTTACGCGCCGCCTCCCCGTTTTTTTGCGCAGTGGTCTCGAAATTTTGGTAACGACAAAGGATTGAAGAAATGCCAGCCATAGCCGATCGCCTCCAGAACGTGACAGTGTCTGCGTCGGTCGCGATGACACAACGTGCTCGTGATCTCGCTACAAAGGGAACCAAGGTCATCGGTCTTTCGTCCGGCGAACCCGACTTTCCAACGCCGGCGCACGCTATCAGGGCGGCGCATGCAGCTGCGTTGGCAGGTGATACGAAATATCCACCGGTCGATGGGACGCCGGCACTTAAGGCCGCCATCCAGCGAAAGTTCAAACGCGAGAACAATCTGCACTATGATTTGGACCAGATCCTTGTCGGCAACGGTGGAAAACAGGTGATCTTCAATGCAATCCTCGCCACCTGCAATCCGGGTGACGAGATCGTCATTCCTTCACCATCCTGGATAAGTTACGCCGACATCGCAAAATTTGCCGGCGCAGTGCCCGTACCGGTCAACTGCCCACAGAACATCGGCTTCAAGATAAGTCCCGAAGACCTCGAAGCTGCAATTACCCCCCGCACCAAGTGGCTGCTGCTCAACTTCCCCAACAACCCAACGGGAGCTGCGTGTTCTCGCGAAGAAATGAAGGCCATCGCAGACGTAATGCTGCGCTATCCGCACGTCTGGATCATGACAGACGATATGTACGAGCATCTCATCTATGATGACTTTGAGTTCTGCACGATCGCCGAGGTAGAGCCTCGCCTGTACGACCGCGTCTTGACAGTTAACGGCGCATCAAAGGCGTACGCAATGACCGGCTGGCGTCTGGGATATTGCGGTGGGCCACGTGATCTGATGAAGGCCATCAGCAACGTCAACACGCAAAACACGGCAGGCGTCTCGACGATCACCCAGGCTGCAGGGGTTGCCGTCTTGGATGGCCCCCAGGATATCCTGAAGGAGCGTGCATCCATCTATAAGAAGCGGCGCGACTTTGTGCTGGCCCGCTTGGCAGAAATACCCGGTGTGCTGGCACACAAGCCCGAGGGTGCGTTCTATATTTTTCCGAACATCGCTGGCCTTATTGGAAAAACAACCAAGGGCGGCCGGCTGATCAACAACGATACCGACTTTGTGATGGCGCTTATTGAGGAGCAACACGTTGCGACCGTGCAAGGGGCGGCCTACGGCATGAGCCCGTTCTTCAGGCTGTCTTATGCAACAAGCTTGGAGGCACTTGGTGAAGGTTGCACCCGCATCGCCGAATTCTGCTCGTCGATGACGTAAATGCGTCAAAGCAGGTCAAAGAGAAGGATTTGGGCGGCAGCAATGTTGCCCGAATTCCCTTAGGAGGGAAGCTCGACTGTCTTGAGGGTTTCGGTGAGCTCAACGAGCAACTGAGTGATCGCCAGCGCCGGTTCCGACAGCGGCGTTGTGTCGGAGAGGCAGAGCGAAAGCGTTTCTTCAATCTTCGGGCTGGAAAGGCGCCGAACTACCATCGGTTGCGTCGCCTCGGCCACAATGCGATTTGCGATCGCCTTTGGCACGATCGTTGCGCCAAGCCCAGCGTCAACTGCACGTCCCAGGGTTCTGACGGCCTCGACTTCTGCAACAACGTTCAGGTTTGTCCTGCTCCTGCCAAATGCCACGTCGATCGCGCGTCGAACAAAGTTGTATGCAGGCGGGACGACAAAAGGAATTGTTTGCAGATTTGCGACCGCAATTGGCGGTTCCTCGCGCGAAATGCCAAGGGATTCGTTGGCAACGAAAACGAACTCCTCAGTTAACAGAGGCTGGAATTTCACGCCTTTGATTGGGCCAGCGCCGTGGATCAGAGCCATCTCCAAGCGACCATTCATGATCATCTGGCTGTACGGCTGGCTCACGCTCTCGGTGACATGCAGCAGAACCTGCGGATATCGCAGCTTCGCTTCCTCCAGCAGTTGGAGCGAAAGGGTTGCTGCGCTGCTGAACGGAGCCAGACCGACCGATACGCGACCGGACAAGATCGCTCCACCGGCACGCACATCTGCATATGCCTGGTCCATCTGGCGCAGGATGATCTGGGCATGGCGATAGAGCGCGCGACCGGCGTCGGTCAGGATTACACCCTGTTGGCTTCGTGTCAGCAGCTTTTCCTGAAAGTGATCTTCGAGAGCCGCTAACTGCTGGCTAAGTGCAGGTTGCGCGATATGCAGTATGTCTGCCGCGCGCGTGATGCTTCCCATATCAACAATGGTGATGAACGACTTGAGACGGCGAGTATCCATTTATAGCAGCTGTTCCCATTCTTGCTCGCGACCATAGGGGGAAGGCACCGAATTTGAAAGAGTTTTGAGCGCTGCAAACGCGCCCTGAAAACGTTCGCCGCAGGCCCGAATGATCGGCCTCGATGTTTGAATTGGCGCAGCCGCTCCTCGAAACGCGAATTGGCAGTTTCATATAAGCTATTGAAGTCAAAACAATAATCTTGGCAGACGGCAAAAAGGCCTTGACCTTCATAAGACAGGCTTATCCCTCCAAAGATATTCAGCATTATCGCCCGCTGAAAAGGTTCGATACCTTCCATTCAAAAGGAGCTTTCGATGTCATTTTCCGATTACGAAACTGCACTTGTTACCGGCGCGTCCTCTGGCATTGGTGCTGCGACTGTCGAACGTCTCTGCGCCGAAGGACTAGAAGTTCACGCGATTGCACGTAGGGAAGATGCGCTGAAAGAACTCGCTGATCGCACCGGCTGCATCGCTCACAAAATCGATGTTACGGACCGCGTGGCGCTTTCGGCTCTCACAACACGCGTTCAATTTGACGTCCTCGTGAACAATGCTGGCGTCGACAAGCCGAAGAAGTTCCTTGAGGCTGACGAAGGCGACATCGACCTCCTCGTCGACGTCAACCTTCGCGCTGTTTTGCATCTTTGCCGGCTGGTTGTGCCCGGTATGGTCGCCAGGGACCGCGGGCATGTCATCAATATTTCCTCGATCGCTGGCGCTTACAATTTCGGCGGCAATTCCTCATACCATGCCACCAAGGCCGGCGTGAGCATGTTGTCTAACCAACTTCGCATCGACGCGTTTGGCAAGCG contains these protein-coding regions:
- a CDS encoding ABC transporter substrate-binding protein, with the protein product MRMKLAFLVATALVATPSYLLAQEKGGVINVATIGEPPTLDPMTSTADLVGIVTQHIFETLYTFDKKWAVTPLLAESLPDVSADGKTYTIKLRTGIKFHDGSDMTSEDVVASLNRWVKLASRGKQAGAFILSIAAGDPATVVIKLKQPYAPLASLLAFNNSAAIIIPAEKQADTMTDFIGTGPYMLKERKADQYIQLVRFNDYKPRSGDSDGYGGARHQYLDEIRFVPVPDANTRVEAAVSGQYDYVDSLPVESYDKLKSSTATQPLVLKPFGYPVFVFNTAAGLTKNVAMRKAIRQALSMEDMMAAAFGGTDFYAPDGNIYPRNFAWSTNAGVAGNYNIADPEGAATTAKKAGYNGEPIRILTSRQYEFHYKMAQVAAEYLKLAGFTVDLQVVDWATLTQRRTDKALWDIYISHSPFLPEPALIGSLSPSSPGWWDTPERKSVVDAFTTEVDPKKRIELWANVQQAMYDEVPFMKIGDFNAVSAISTKLKGVDPAPWPYFWNASIKK
- a CDS encoding IS701 family transposase, yielding MSEQHDCSREPGDAVPHILRKWLSPFRFWFTAPSWEHLLVLVMGALLSPGKRTVTACLRITGRAEVSNFAAYHQLLNRARWNPRTLAARLLSIIVARLVPEGPVVIGMDDTIERRWGQRIAARGIYRDPVRSSHGHFVKASGLRWLSFMVLSPVPWAKCIKALPVLTILCPSERHDQKKGRKHKLLTDWARQGVLQLCRWLPGREIIFVGDSSFAVHTLAAALPDTATLITRLRLDASLFAPPDQRHEHTLGRPAQKGRPLPKLKTLLKDAKTEWQRIVASSWYGKQTDKTLDVTSGTGLWYRRGTPPRPIRWVLVRDPSGRREPQAFMSTNVNLEPAQIIAYFVRRWQIEVTFAETRAHLGVETQRQWNDKAIMRTTPSLLALYSLVTLWACDLLGHGVLPYAAAWYKKTEFTFSDAIGAVRMILWDQDIYRQHPPDPDIPETQPSRLKRMTQALCFAA
- a CDS encoding acetyl-CoA carboxylase biotin carboxyl carrier protein gives rise to the protein MNLEKIKKLIEFVGRSSVSELNVTEGGATVRITKSVARRVEFADAAPAAKAPEQTIGSVPAGQDQPADGTGHVVRAPSAGVFHRGPDPLSSPLVEVGMLVEKGQGLCIIEAMKVFNTIPATHAGEITKIVVADGDDVDVGQALFEIR
- the accC gene encoding acetyl-CoA carboxylase biotin carboxylase subunit, which codes for MSAVASLKAPFFDSVLIANRGEIALRIQRACRQLGLRSIMVCSEADRDAPYRETADEFVCIGPSPAAQSYLNRDAVLAAAVTTGAGAIHPGYGFLSENAAFADAVEALGLTFIGPRASEIRMMGDKIAAKQAMMAAGVPCVPGPDTALSEDLAEVANVAETIGYPVIVKAAGGGGGRGMRVVSSAHELAGAVIVTREEARRAFGKPELYIEKFLQHPRHVEIQVLCDNYGQGIWLGARDCSMQRRHQKVIEEAPAPSIPADVVARIGDRCVAACKQIGYRGVGTFEFLYEDNEFYFIEMNTRLQVEHPVTEMTSGIDIVREQLRVAQGYQLELSQADVGCFGHSLECRINAEDPFTFAASPGLISAISLPGGPGVRVDTHVGPGYKVPPQYDSMIAKLIVHAPTRDQAITRMRVALSEMRVEGIATNIALHRAIFEDPSFCRGGTDIHHLEKWLAERRAAS
- the pxpB gene encoding 5-oxoprolinase subunit PxpB, with protein sequence MSVKTVQLSAPATRSPSQRPPKISCIGTRSYLIEAPGDFDLAAQRRIWALSKALANSEDYAELIPGMTNLLVVLKNTPSDPALVVQRLTDQWDCAGELDLVGKTIEIPTIYGGEHAIDLPALCGYCGLSAKEIVTLHAQPIYTVFSVGSAPGFGYLHGLDPRICMPRKSVPSLKMLKGMVTIGGMQTGVAVLTGPNGWNSIGFADITVFDPMAESPAIMAPGDRVRFVPERIEL
- a CDS encoding biotin-dependent carboxyltransferase family protein; the protein is MINVLTTGPLNTVQDLGRFGFRNIGVTASGAMDSVATRIGNLLVGNAEDAASIEIQTFPFKISFDRPTVFAITGADCRATLDGIDLPPWWVQQANGGQTLELSMPLRNARAYVSFAGGIDVPVVMGSRSTSLRGAFGGFAGRFLQNGDNIAVVPTEVPQIPLGGFGVVPPAKALAEFFPVDEDGQLLLRAIPAGEHDLFGQDCERFWIQAWKITSQSDRTGYRLSGEPLKPDRPIEMRSHGVVPGVVQVPPRGEPIVQMSDANTAGGYPKIAGVIEVDLWRLAQARIGSRIRFVRSTVEEALAAEHALEAYLNQVTKIAPVVAAALINITRR
- a CDS encoding LamB/YcsF family protein; translation: MKIDLNSDMGEGFGPYRLCDDEALMDVVSSANVACGFHAGDPKTMARMVRLAKARGVGVGAHPGLADRVGFGRREIPTDADDMKQQVLYQLGALASVARGEGVKLSHISFHAAMGSMINRDPELATSIMRAIRSVDTDLIVFAMPDTELERAAQSNGLRTLTLFLADRAYDLAGQLVSRAVANSVIKDEASVRARVRQFMETGTVTTIEGVRLPVRARSILVHSDTPGSLELAKIVRSEVESAGGRIAPANEVLG
- a CDS encoding pyridoxal phosphate-dependent aminotransferase, with translation MPAIADRLQNVTVSASVAMTQRARDLATKGTKVIGLSSGEPDFPTPAHAIRAAHAAALAGDTKYPPVDGTPALKAAIQRKFKRENNLHYDLDQILVGNGGKQVIFNAILATCNPGDEIVIPSPSWISYADIAKFAGAVPVPVNCPQNIGFKISPEDLEAAITPRTKWLLLNFPNNPTGAACSREEMKAIADVMLRYPHVWIMTDDMYEHLIYDDFEFCTIAEVEPRLYDRVLTVNGASKAYAMTGWRLGYCGGPRDLMKAISNVNTQNTAGVSTITQAAGVAVLDGPQDILKERASIYKKRRDFVLARLAEIPGVLAHKPEGAFYIFPNIAGLIGKTTKGGRLINNDTDFVMALIEEQHVATVQGAAYGMSPFFRLSYATSLEALGEGCTRIAEFCSSMT
- a CDS encoding LysR substrate-binding domain-containing protein, with product MDTRRLKSFITIVDMGSITRAADILHIAQPALSQQLAALEDHFQEKLLTRSQQGVILTDAGRALYRHAQIILRQMDQAYADVRAGGAILSGRVSVGLAPFSSAATLSLQLLEEAKLRYPQVLLHVTESVSQPYSQMIMNGRLEMALIHGAGPIKGVKFQPLLTEEFVFVANESLGISREEPPIAVANLQTIPFVVPPAYNFVRRAIDVAFGRSRTNLNVVAEVEAVRTLGRAVDAGLGATIVPKAIANRIVAEATQPMVVRRLSSPKIEETLSLCLSDTTPLSEPALAITQLLVELTETLKTVELPS
- a CDS encoding SDR family oxidoreductase; the encoded protein is MSFSDYETALVTGASSGIGAATVERLCAEGLEVHAIARREDALKELADRTGCIAHKIDVTDRVALSALTTRVQFDVLVNNAGVDKPKKFLEADEGDIDLLVDVNLRAVLHLCRLVVPGMVARDRGHVINISSIAGAYNFGGNSSYHATKAGVSMLSNQLRIDAFGKRVRVTEICPGRVATDIFAHVHGDTPEIRERFLDGFELPEAKDIADAIAFVIAAPVAVNIGHMEITPTLQVMGGLQTAKPKTPYSGTEGRG